The Methanomassiliicoccales archaeon genome has a segment encoding these proteins:
- a CDS encoding 50S ribosomal protein L30e, translating to MIDLGRALKSAMTTGKVVFGVQQSEKMIKSGEAKLIIVAKNCPNDYLISKSHNVPVYHFEGTNMELGALCGKPFSVSSIAIIDK from the coding sequence ATGATCGATTTGGGAAGAGCTTTAAAATCTGCCATGACCACCGGAAAGGTGGTCTTCGGCGTGCAACAGTCGGAAAAGATGATCAAGAGCGGGGAGGCCAAGCTGATAATCGTGGCCAAGAACTGCCCCAATGACTACCTGATCTCCAAGAGCCACAACGTCCCGGTATACCATTTCGAAGGGACCAACATGGAGCTTGGTGCTCTGTGCGGAAAGCCTTTCTCGGTGTCTTCTATCGCCATAATCGACAAGTGA
- a CDS encoding NusA-like transcription termination signal-binding factor — protein MTSDITFTEETLRYISLFEKVTKARVRDCMETEEKLVFVVDPGQANRAVGKGGENVIKLKNTTGKNIQVVEFSDDAETFIKNVFYNYGPEKVEIETRGNIVHATVTVDPAVKGRAIGKNGKNLKIARDLVNRHHNVQSISVA, from the coding sequence ATGACTTCTGATATCACTTTCACAGAGGAGACCCTGCGCTACATCAGCCTGTTCGAGAAGGTCACCAAGGCCAGGGTACGCGACTGCATGGAGACCGAGGAGAAGCTGGTCTTCGTCGTCGACCCGGGCCAGGCCAACCGCGCGGTGGGCAAGGGCGGGGAGAACGTGATCAAGCTGAAGAACACCACCGGGAAGAACATCCAGGTAGTGGAATTCTCTGACGACGCCGAGACGTTCATCAAGAACGTGTTCTACAACTACGGTCCGGAGAAAGTGGAGATCGAGACCCGCGGCAACATCGTGCACGCCACGGTGACGGTCGATCCGGCGGTGAAGGGTAGGGCGATAGGCAAGAACGGCAAGAACCTGAAGATCGCCCGCGACCTGGTCAACCGCCACCACAACGTCCAGAGCATATCGGTGGCCTGA
- the rpoA2 gene encoding DNA-directed RNA polymerase subunit A'' — MAKKDFIKGLERKGVPVDTIDVVKDHYSGQTELVKASVKDLVDLGLSKEAAEELLTKLGKKTAAATPAKKKAPAKKGKVKEAPAPEPVVVYEIPDKSKKYTAFEEVLFKKCAELKLLLPRRVILDIAHRLEGNDISKENMVKILKAANKKFMAHMMDPNESAGILAAQSIGEPGTQMTMRTFHYAGVAEINVTLGLPRLIEIVDARRVPSTPMMTIYVDKALSNDVEKVKSIASNIEITTVLDLADIETDLHNMRLFIIPDPRKCEQKGITDPLDLIQEKVSRLRGIVVVSDIAKESIPAKASSADMGYLCLEPKEHSFKNLQKALELVKASKVKGVEGITRAILRKKDDQWVIYTEGSNLREVLKLGGLDHSQVYTNSIQEVYEVLGVEAARNSIIKEASTTLDEQGLSVDIRHIMLVGDLMTNDGDVKAIGRHGISGRKSSVLARAAFEITSAHLLTAAMTGEEDHLDGVAENIIVGQPVTVGTGAVNLIYAPVKKGASE, encoded by the coding sequence ATGGCCAAGAAGGATTTCATCAAAGGCCTGGAAAGGAAGGGCGTCCCTGTGGACACCATCGACGTCGTCAAGGACCACTACAGTGGCCAGACCGAGCTGGTCAAGGCATCGGTCAAGGACCTGGTGGACCTCGGCCTCAGCAAGGAGGCGGCCGAGGAGCTGCTGACCAAGCTGGGCAAGAAGACCGCCGCCGCGACGCCAGCGAAGAAGAAGGCCCCGGCCAAGAAGGGCAAGGTGAAGGAGGCCCCAGCTCCGGAACCGGTCGTCGTCTACGAGATACCGGACAAGAGCAAGAAGTACACTGCCTTCGAGGAGGTGCTGTTCAAGAAGTGCGCGGAACTTAAGCTGCTGCTGCCCCGGAGGGTGATATTGGACATCGCCCACCGCCTGGAGGGCAACGACATCAGCAAGGAGAACATGGTCAAGATACTGAAGGCCGCGAACAAGAAGTTCATGGCGCACATGATGGACCCCAACGAGAGCGCCGGGATATTGGCCGCTCAGAGCATCGGGGAACCAGGCACGCAGATGACCATGCGTACCTTCCACTACGCCGGTGTGGCCGAGATCAACGTCACCTTGGGGCTGCCCCGTCTCATCGAGATAGTGGACGCCCGCCGCGTGCCCAGCACGCCCATGATGACCATCTACGTGGACAAAGCGCTCTCCAATGACGTGGAGAAGGTCAAGTCCATAGCGTCCAACATCGAGATCACCACCGTCCTGGACCTGGCGGACATCGAGACCGACCTGCACAACATGCGCCTTTTCATCATCCCGGACCCGCGCAAGTGCGAGCAGAAGGGCATCACCGACCCCCTGGACCTCATCCAGGAGAAGGTGTCCCGTCTGAGGGGCATCGTGGTAGTCTCCGATATAGCCAAAGAGAGCATTCCGGCCAAGGCGTCCAGCGCGGACATGGGCTACCTGTGCCTAGAACCGAAGGAGCACTCCTTCAAGAACCTGCAGAAGGCGCTCGAGCTGGTCAAGGCCAGCAAGGTGAAGGGAGTGGAGGGCATAACCCGCGCCATATTGAGGAAGAAGGATGACCAGTGGGTCATCTACACCGAGGGCAGCAACCTGCGCGAGGTGCTTAAACTGGGGGGACTGGACCATTCCCAGGTGTACACCAACTCCATACAGGAGGTGTACGAGGTGCTGGGAGTGGAGGCAGCCCGCAACTCCATAATCAAGGAAGCGTCCACGACCCTGGACGAACAGGGTCTGTCCGTGGACATACGCCACATCATGCTGGTAGGCGACCTGATGACCAACGACGGGGATGTCAAGGCCATCGGTCGGCACGGCATATCTGGAAGGAAATCATCGGTACTGGCCAGGGCGGCGTTCGAAATAACCTCTGCCCACCTGCTGACGGCGGCCATGACCGGTGAGGAGGACCATCTAGATGGCGTGGCAGAAAATATTATAGTTGGGCAGCCGGTTACAGTCGGGACCGGGGCTGTAAATCTGATATACGCACCTGTAAAAAAGGGGGCATCTGAATGA
- a CDS encoding DNA-directed RNA polymerase subunit A' — protein sequence MMRGVSKRIGSIKFACISPDEIRRMSATKIITADTYNDDGFPIDAGLMDTHLGVIEPGLMCKTCGHKVDECPGHFGHIDLAMPVIHVGYVKEIKKLLQATCKSCGKLVLTEEDVKEFRNRMDVMEELGSDAIEMREFSKETAKVAAEKAMKEVCPHCGVEQKKITLDKPTTFREDGHKLTPKEVRERLERIPDADLIPLGIDPNACRPEWMVLTALPVPPVTVRPSITLESGDRSEDDLTHKLVDVLRINQRLRENRDAGAPQLIVEDLWELLQYHVTTYYDNQTSGIPPARHRSGRPLKTLVQRLKGKEGRFRSNLSGKRVNFSARTVVSPDPWLSINQVGVPTFAARELTVPVNVTKDNLEILRSMVKRGPAPEGEVYIPGVNYVIRQDSRRIRVTKTNAETVAEGLEINYIVERHLIDGDIVLFNRQPSLHRMSMMAHEVKVMPGKTFRLNLCVCPPYNADFDGDEMNLHVLQSEEARAEAHILMKVQEHILSPRFGGPIIGAIHDHITGVFQLTYRNPKFDKAQTLFIVSKMGQKDLPEPIVENGKEYWTGKELFSTVLPDDFNAQFKSHICQKCNKCEKENCEHDAFVKIRNGKLLMGTIDDNAIGSGDGKILDKIARDYGADRARVFLDEVTRLAIGSIMVRGFSTGIDDEDIPEEARRQIEDKINNTFRDVDHLVTSYRDGTLDQLPGRSLEETLEVEAMKKLGEARDEAGRIAGKHLGLENAAVQMAKSGARGSMLNLSQMAGCIGQQAVRGERLSRGYWNRTLPHFQKGDLGAQAKGFVKNSYKSGLTPTEFFFHSMGGREGLVDTAVRTSRSGYMQRRLINALEDLKLKQDGTVRNTADSIIQFKYGEDSIDPTRSVQGEAIDLDDVLREVLGEHYADLLSRSDERKIGGYATIEKDLLETVSEEEEELEESEYEGGGEE from the coding sequence ATGATGCGAGGAGTTTCCAAGAGAATCGGGTCCATCAAGTTCGCCTGCATTTCCCCGGACGAGATCCGCCGGATGTCGGCGACTAAAATTATAACGGCCGACACGTACAACGACGACGGCTTCCCCATCGACGCCGGGCTCATGGACACCCACTTGGGCGTCATCGAGCCGGGCCTCATGTGCAAGACCTGCGGCCACAAGGTGGACGAATGCCCCGGGCACTTCGGGCACATCGACCTGGCCATGCCCGTGATACACGTCGGCTACGTCAAGGAGATCAAGAAACTTCTGCAGGCCACCTGCAAATCCTGTGGCAAGCTGGTCCTCACCGAGGAGGACGTGAAGGAGTTCCGCAACCGCATGGATGTGATGGAGGAGCTGGGAAGCGACGCCATCGAGATGCGCGAGTTCTCCAAGGAGACGGCCAAGGTCGCGGCGGAAAAAGCGATGAAGGAGGTCTGCCCGCACTGCGGTGTGGAGCAGAAGAAGATCACCTTGGACAAACCGACGACATTCCGCGAGGACGGCCACAAGCTCACCCCCAAGGAGGTGCGCGAGAGGTTGGAGCGCATTCCGGATGCGGACCTGATACCGCTGGGCATCGATCCCAACGCCTGCCGCCCGGAGTGGATGGTGCTAACCGCTTTACCGGTGCCGCCGGTGACGGTCAGACCGTCCATCACCCTGGAGTCCGGGGACCGTTCCGAGGACGACCTCACCCACAAGCTCGTGGACGTGCTGCGCATCAACCAGAGGCTCCGGGAGAACCGGGACGCCGGCGCTCCCCAGTTGATCGTGGAGGACCTTTGGGAGCTGCTGCAGTACCACGTTACCACCTATTACGATAACCAAACCTCCGGAATACCGCCCGCCAGGCACCGCTCCGGCCGGCCGTTGAAGACGTTGGTCCAGAGGCTGAAGGGGAAGGAGGGACGTTTCCGCAGCAACCTGTCCGGTAAGCGCGTGAACTTCTCCGCCCGTACGGTAGTCTCTCCCGACCCCTGGCTGTCCATCAACCAGGTGGGAGTGCCTACCTTCGCCGCCCGTGAGCTGACCGTACCGGTCAACGTCACAAAGGACAACCTCGAAATACTGAGGAGCATGGTCAAGCGCGGACCGGCCCCCGAGGGCGAAGTGTACATACCCGGGGTGAACTACGTCATCCGCCAGGACAGCCGCAGGATCAGGGTCACCAAGACCAACGCCGAGACCGTCGCTGAAGGCCTGGAGATCAACTACATCGTCGAGAGGCATCTCATAGACGGGGATATCGTGCTGTTCAACCGGCAACCGTCCCTGCACCGCATGTCCATGATGGCGCATGAGGTAAAGGTCATGCCCGGCAAGACGTTCCGTCTGAACCTGTGCGTCTGCCCGCCCTATAACGCCGACTTCGACGGGGACGAAATGAACCTGCACGTACTGCAGAGCGAGGAGGCCAGAGCGGAAGCGCATATCCTGATGAAGGTGCAGGAGCACATCCTGTCGCCCAGGTTCGGCGGGCCCATCATCGGCGCCATCCACGACCACATCACCGGCGTGTTCCAGCTGACCTACCGCAACCCGAAGTTCGATAAGGCGCAAACCCTGTTCATCGTCTCCAAGATGGGGCAGAAGGACCTGCCCGAGCCCATCGTGGAGAACGGGAAGGAGTACTGGACCGGGAAGGAGCTCTTCTCCACCGTACTGCCCGACGACTTCAACGCCCAGTTCAAATCCCATATCTGCCAAAAGTGCAATAAGTGTGAGAAGGAGAACTGCGAGCACGACGCCTTCGTCAAGATCCGGAACGGCAAGCTGTTGATGGGCACCATCGACGACAACGCCATCGGTTCCGGCGACGGCAAGATCCTGGACAAGATCGCCAGGGACTACGGTGCCGACCGGGCCAGGGTGTTCCTGGACGAGGTTACCCGCCTCGCCATCGGGTCCATCATGGTCCGCGGCTTCTCCACCGGCATTGACGACGAGGACATACCGGAGGAGGCCAGACGGCAGATCGAGGACAAGATCAACAACACCTTCCGCGACGTGGACCACCTGGTGACGTCCTATCGCGACGGCACCCTGGACCAGCTGCCCGGGCGCTCGCTCGAGGAGACCCTCGAGGTCGAGGCCATGAAGAAGCTGGGTGAGGCCAGAGATGAAGCGGGTAGGATCGCCGGGAAGCACCTAGGACTGGAGAACGCCGCGGTGCAGATGGCCAAGTCCGGCGCCCGCGGTTCCATGCTGAACCTGTCACAGATGGCCGGCTGCATCGGGCAGCAGGCCGTGCGTGGCGAACGTTTGTCCAGGGGATACTGGAACCGGACCCTGCCGCACTTCCAGAAGGGCGACCTCGGGGCCCAGGCCAAGGGGTTCGTCAAGAACTCCTACAAGAGCGGACTGACCCCGACGGAGTTCTTCTTTCACTCCATGGGTGGACGCGAGGGACTGGTGGATACCGCCGTGCGTACCTCCCGTTCCGGTTACATGCAGCGCCGGCTGATCAACGCCCTGGAGGACCTGAAGCTGAAGCAGGACGGGACGGTGCGCAACACCGCCGACAGCATCATCCAGTTCAAGTACGGCGAGGACAGTATCGACCCCACGCGCAGCGTGCAGGGCGAGGCCATTGACCTCGACGACGTCCTGCGTGAGGTGCTAGGTGAGCACTACGCCGACCTGCTGAGCCGCTCGGACGAACGCAAGATCGGTGGGTACGCCACCATAGAGAAGGACCTGCTTGAGACCGTTTCCGAAGAGGAAGAGGAGCTTGAGGAGTCCGAATACGAGGGCGGAGGTGAGGAGTGA
- a CDS encoding radical SAM protein, which translates to MRITPMEASSFYTRSLPRGCRLCRKGAKMVLLVTGRCGRSCYYCPLSEGKKNKDVVYANELLVECNEDVIGETEAIGARGTGITGGDPLLVMDRTVRYITLLKERFGAAHHIHLYTATIDHDKFMRLQESGLDELRLHPPFESWKDLSSLRIAESLQGLGMKVGFEVPVLPGEKEGLLALCRYAADNHLDFVNLNELEVSETNCRALVDHGFFVRSDVTSAMSGSQELAEEIVREVGEMLPVHFCSSSFKDQVQLRERLKRRARRVARPIDLVTSEGMILLGLVEDGPESAMRILREEHDVPEELLHLDEKRKRLEVASWVLEDLAPSLPFKCFLVEQYPTADHLEVEREPLN; encoded by the coding sequence ATGCGCATCACCCCCATGGAAGCGTCGTCCTTCTACACTAGGAGCTTGCCCCGCGGCTGCCGGCTTTGCCGGAAAGGGGCCAAGATGGTGCTGTTGGTCACCGGCAGATGCGGCCGGTCCTGCTACTACTGTCCGCTCTCCGAGGGGAAGAAGAACAAGGACGTGGTATACGCCAACGAGCTGCTTGTGGAATGCAACGAGGATGTGATCGGCGAGACCGAGGCCATCGGGGCCCGGGGGACCGGGATCACTGGCGGGGACCCGCTGCTGGTCATGGACCGGACGGTGCGTTACATAACCTTGCTGAAGGAGAGGTTCGGGGCCGCTCACCACATTCACCTTTATACCGCGACCATCGATCACGATAAGTTCATGCGACTACAGGAGAGCGGGCTGGACGAGCTGAGGCTGCACCCCCCTTTCGAAAGCTGGAAGGACCTGAGCTCGTTGCGGATCGCGGAGAGCTTGCAGGGACTGGGGATGAAGGTGGGCTTCGAGGTGCCGGTTCTCCCGGGAGAGAAGGAAGGGCTGCTGGCGCTGTGCCGTTACGCCGCCGATAACCATCTGGATTTCGTGAACCTCAACGAGCTGGAGGTCTCGGAGACCAATTGCCGGGCCTTGGTGGACCACGGTTTTTTCGTCCGCTCCGACGTTACCAGTGCCATGTCCGGCAGCCAGGAGCTGGCCGAGGAGATCGTGAGGGAGGTGGGTGAGATGCTGCCGGTGCACTTCTGCTCTTCCAGCTTCAAGGACCAGGTGCAGCTGCGGGAGAGGCTGAAGCGGCGGGCCAGGCGCGTGGCCAGGCCTATCGATCTGGTGACCTCGGAGGGAATGATATTACTAGGTCTGGTGGAGGACGGACCGGAGAGCGCTATGCGCATACTGCGCGAAGAGCACGATGTTCCGGAAGAATTGCTGCACCTGGACGAGAAAAGGAAAAGGTTGGAGGTGGCCTCCTGGGTGCTGGAGGACCTAGCCCCGTCCCTCCCCTTCAAGTGCTTCCTGGTGGAGCAGTACCCCACCGCGGACCACCTGGAAGTGGAGCGGGAACCTTTGAACTGA
- the pyrF gene encoding orotidine-5'-phosphate decarboxylase → MRKGSRIILALDEVREERALWVADQVADLVDAIKINWPLVLSTSPETITRLSQKAPVICDFKVADIPNTASLIVSQAVKRGAEGVIVHGFTGSDSVKAAVQAADGRQIFVVTEMSHPGGAEFTAPAAESLARMAVECGASGIIAPATRPERVAALRKIVGDLLILSPGVGAQGGSASATISKGADYVIVGRSIYGAENPREAALQVAGEIKKVLRR, encoded by the coding sequence ATGAGAAAGGGGAGCAGGATCATACTGGCGCTGGACGAGGTGCGAGAGGAGCGGGCCCTGTGGGTGGCGGACCAGGTGGCCGACCTGGTGGACGCCATCAAGATAAATTGGCCCCTGGTGCTGTCCACCTCCCCTGAGACCATAACCCGGCTTTCCCAGAAGGCCCCGGTCATCTGCGACTTCAAGGTGGCCGACATCCCCAACACCGCCTCCCTTATAGTGTCCCAGGCGGTCAAGCGCGGGGCGGAAGGTGTGATCGTCCACGGCTTCACCGGCAGCGACTCGGTGAAAGCGGCCGTCCAGGCCGCCGACGGCCGCCAGATATTCGTAGTCACCGAGATGAGCCATCCCGGTGGCGCAGAGTTCACCGCCCCGGCGGCGGAATCGCTGGCCAGGATGGCCGTGGAGTGCGGCGCGTCCGGCATCATCGCCCCGGCCACGCGACCGGAGAGGGTGGCGGCGTTGCGCAAGATAGTCGGGGACCTGCTCATACTCTCCCCCGGGGTCGGTGCGCAGGGCGGTAGCGCCTCGGCCACCATAAGCAAAGGAGCAGATTATGTCATCGTCGGCCGCAGCATATACGGGGCGGAGAACCCCCGGGAAGCTGCCCTGCAGGTCGCAGGAGAGATAAAAAAGGTCCTGCGCCGGTAG